In the Chlamydiota bacterium genome, one interval contains:
- a CDS encoding ABC transporter permease subunit, whose protein sequence is MISVRNMGILMQKELVDVRHNRWFVVIAILFALLSLSLSLLGLSGLGTVGITGFGRTAASLLNLVLLIVPLMGLLLGAMSLVGEKEQGTLLTLLAQPVTLSEILLGKFFGGSLSILIAILLGFGASGLVIGRYAGTEQIVDYLILVGFTVLLGWTFLSIGFFISMWAKRHTMALGLALLFWFFFIFLSDLGLIGTTLVLKLSPGQMLGLILVNPVQSFKLAVAGSLQKSLESFGSVGMYAVQVFGNGLTIFLSGILVLWLVIPLLLSWIFFRSRCVD, encoded by the coding sequence ATGATCAGTGTTCGTAATATGGGCATATTGATGCAAAAAGAGTTGGTAGATGTGAGGCACAATCGGTGGTTTGTTGTGATCGCCATTCTGTTTGCCTTGCTGTCTCTTTCCCTAAGCCTTCTAGGTCTTTCAGGGTTAGGTACGGTCGGGATTACAGGTTTTGGAAGAACGGCTGCGAGCCTTCTAAATCTGGTGCTTTTAATTGTCCCTTTGATGGGATTATTGCTAGGCGCGATGAGTCTGGTAGGTGAAAAAGAGCAGGGGACTTTATTGACCTTGTTGGCTCAACCGGTCACGCTTTCAGAAATTCTATTGGGAAAATTTTTCGGAGGAAGCCTTTCTATTTTGATTGCCATTCTTCTGGGTTTTGGGGCGAGCGGTCTTGTGATTGGGCGCTATGCGGGAACTGAGCAAATAGTGGATTATCTCATTTTAGTTGGATTTACCGTTCTTTTAGGATGGACTTTTCTGAGTATAGGATTCTTTATTTCGATGTGGGCAAAGCGACATACGATGGCGCTTGGACTGGCCCTTCTCTTTTGGTTCTTCTTTATTTTCTTAAGTGATTTAGGATTAATCGGAACAACTCTTGTTTTAAAATTATCTCCTGGGCAGATGTTGGGACTTATTCTTGTTAATCCGGTGCAATCCTTTAAATTGGCGGTTGCAGGTTCACTCCAAAAAAGCTTGGAATCTTTTGGATCGGTGGGGATGTACGCAGTGCAAGTTTTTGGAAATGGGTTGACAATCTTTTTAAGCGGCATTTTGGTTCTGTGGCTTGTGATTCCACTTTTATTAAGTTGGATTTTTTTTAGATCAAGGTGTGTGGACTGA